Proteins from one Nakamurella multipartita DSM 44233 genomic window:
- a CDS encoding phosphoadenylyl-sulfate reductase: MTIAALRTPAELEVIAERGARELADASAQEILRWAADEFGPGFAVAGSMQDNVLVHLASVVVPGIDVLFLDTGYHFIETIGTADAIEAVYPVTLRRLLPLQTVAEQDAEHGKDLFARDPDLCCALRKVAPLNKALRGYEAWATGMRRSEAVTRANTPVVQFDAKRGKVRIAPLAAWSDDDVAHYIERNNVLVNPLLSDEYPSIGCEPCTRRVLPGQDSRAGRWAGLTKTECGINT, encoded by the coding sequence ATGACGATCGCGGCGCTGCGGACGCCCGCCGAGCTGGAGGTGATCGCCGAGCGCGGGGCTCGCGAGTTGGCCGACGCGTCGGCGCAGGAGATCCTGCGGTGGGCGGCCGACGAGTTCGGCCCGGGGTTCGCGGTGGCCGGGTCGATGCAGGACAACGTGCTCGTCCACCTGGCGTCCGTCGTCGTGCCCGGGATCGACGTGCTGTTCCTGGACACCGGGTACCACTTCATCGAGACGATCGGCACGGCCGACGCGATCGAGGCGGTGTACCCGGTGACCCTGCGCCGGCTGTTGCCGCTGCAGACCGTGGCCGAGCAGGACGCCGAACACGGCAAGGATCTGTTCGCGCGGGATCCGGACCTGTGCTGTGCTTTGCGCAAGGTGGCGCCGCTGAACAAGGCGCTGCGCGGGTACGAGGCCTGGGCCACCGGGATGCGGCGCTCCGAAGCCGTCACCCGGGCGAACACCCCGGTCGTGCAGTTCGACGCCAAACGCGGAAAGGTCCGCATCGCCCCCCTGGCCGCGTGGTCCGACGACGATGTCGCCCACTACATCGAGCGCAACAACGTTTTGGTCAATCCTTTGCTGTCCGACGAGTACCCGTCGATCGGCTGCGAGCCCTGTACCCGGCGCGTGTTGCCGGGCCAGGACTCTCGGGCCGGCCGCTGGGCCGGACTCACCAAGACCGAATGTGGGATCAATACATGA